The Mugil cephalus isolate CIBA_MC_2020 chromosome 11, CIBA_Mcephalus_1.1, whole genome shotgun sequence genome includes a window with the following:
- the zdhhc11 gene encoding palmitoyltransferase ZDHHC11, whose product MSCFSPRFRRTAPMRGSSRNELVPSKPPRVNGWSWPPQAFQVVGWLVYSYLTIVSFGIYIPLLPLPWNHVAYTLMGISCIVHFFAHVAAVTIDPADASVRAKQSYSSPMPRFDRSKQPHVIHDLHCYLCDVKVGPKVKHCGVCNKCVEDFDHHCKWLNTCVGGRNYRFFFLALCSATTGVFLVIVIVLFIFIQHYLDPLSLRTSPHFNSIIGNTTWLVFLPVAPIKTSSAGLLILAFLTVMLSVACLLLLCHLLGFHLYLFYKGISTYDYVKKQRQKEARNQDIEMGNSHDSKSHNKSPQNPENTIDCEPTLSRTSSSCQFDDKGPLASRLSESICTELESFKKSAEKETSFRYGTNSPAENTAREMSTNGKKSWKLDDDEEVQKPVDSVPRVQDPLGSSVMTPDES is encoded by the exons ATGAGCTGCTTCAGTCCGAGGTTTAGGCGCACGGCTCCCATGCGGGGCAGCAGCAGAAACGAGCTGGTCCCCTCCAAGCCCCCGAGGGTGAACGGATGGTCGTGGCCCCCTCAAGCTTTCCAAGTGGTCGGGTGGCTGGTGTACAGCTACCTCACCATAGTCAGCTTCGGGATCTACATCCCTCTTCTGCCTCTGCCGTGGAACCACGTGGCCTATACC CTGATGGGAATTTCTTGTATCGTGCACTTTTTCGCCCATGTTGCTGCTGTGACGATAGATCCAGCAGATGCCAGCGTGAGGGCCAAACAGAGCTACTCCAGTCCGATGCCCCGGTTTGACCGATCCAAGCAGCCTCATGTGATCCATGATCTACACTGTTATCTGTGTGATGTCAAAGT GGGCCCCAAAGTAAAACACTGCGGCGTGTGCAACAAGTGCGTGGAAGACTTTGATCACCATTGCAAGTGGTTGAAcacctgtgtgggtgggagAAACTACAG GTTCTTCTTTTTGGCGCTGTGTTCGGCCACAACAGGCGTCTTCCTGGTCATCGTTATCGTCTTGTTCATATTCATCCAACACTATTTGGATCCGCTGAGCCTGCGGACCTCGCCACATTTTAACA GTATAATTGGGAATACTACCTGGCTGGTGTTTTTACCAGTAGCTCCCATAAAGACTAGCTCGGCTGGTCTCCTCATATTAGCCTTCCTAACAGTGATGCTGAGCGTCGcctgcctgctgctgctctgtcatcTGCTGGGCTTCCACCTCTACCTCT TTTATAAAGGCATAAGCACGTACGATTATGTAAAGAAACAGCGCCAAAAAGAAGCTAGGAATCAAGACATCGAGATGGGAAACTCTCACGACTCCAAAAGCCATAACAAGAGTCCGCAG AACCCAGAGAACACAATTGACTGTGAGCCGACGTTATCGCGGACTTCAAG TTCCTGCCAGTTTGACGACAAAGGCCCGCTCGCCAGCCGACTTTCAGAGTCCATATGCACAGAG CTGGAGAGCTTTAAGAAGTCAGCCGAAAAGGAGACGAGCTTCCGTTATGGCACAAACAGTCCTGCTGAGAATACAGCAA GGGAAATGTCTACGAATGGCAAGAAAAGCTGGAAGCTAGACGACGATGAAGAGGTTCAGAAGCCTGTGGACAGTGTCCCTCGGGTGCAGGACCCTCTGGGCAGCTCGGTTATGACTCCCGACGAGAGTTAG
- the brd9 gene encoding bromodomain-containing protein 9 isoform X3, protein MGKKHKRPKAEWRTVDDYEDKALEKPLKLVLKVGGSEVTELSGSGHDSSYYDDRSDHERERHKEKKKKKKKKSEKDKDKYVDDEERRRRKEEKRKKREREQNESEAAAATAGTSGVPVEPFTLSKTISIALEPEEKKKKKERFELEPEVEEFHPSVKVEVEQQGDRPVRACRTQQENECTPRQQLLEHFLRQLQRKDPHGFFSFPVTDAIAPGYSMIIKHPMDFSTMKDKIRNNEYNTVTEFKADFKLMCDNAMVYNRPETVYYKAAKKLLHTGFKMMSKQAAILGDEDLTADLPPPETIPIPVESAKKSKKQPTKDMKEVISYLYEPEGNACSLTDSTAEEHVLALVEHSADEARDRINRYMPNSKMGYLRKDSDSSLIYTVVNQLDPDAEEEETHKVDLSSLSNKLLPGLTTLGFKDDRRHKVTFLSSAYNVQSLQKNSVFPDLLSDEMDTLYSAYGDDTGVQCALSIQEFVKGCGSVTKRWVDGLLDKMTAGDHTKAVNQIRQKRNIVLKPDENKSSICDMQIGDGASLGESSSVLDFMSMKSYPDMSLDISMLNSLGKTVKKEPGNDEGQQHFDDADKLLQEFQEAQVDRVGSRPSSNLSSLSNASERDQHHLGSPSHLGVGDQSEMVHDPYEFLQSPEPEGTANS, encoded by the exons atggggaaaaaacacaagagaccTAAAGCAGAGTGGAGAACAGTTGACG ACTACGAGGACAAAGCTCTTGAGAAGCCCCTGAAGCTGGTGCTCAAAGTTGGAGGAAGTGAAGTGACAGAGCTCTCTGGTTCGGGCCACGACTCCAGCTACTATGATGACAGATCCGACCACGAGCGAGAACGCcacaaggagaaaaagaaaaagaagaagaagaagtctgaaAAGGATAAAGACAAATATGTGGATGATGAGGAGAGAAGGCGGCGGAAG GAAGAAAAACGGAagaagagagagcgagagcagaatgaatcagaggcagcagctgcgACTGCAGGCACTAGTGGGGTACCTGTTGAACCTTTCACACTGTCGAAAACTATAAGTATTGCGTTAGAG ccagaagagaagaaaaagaagaaagagaggttTGAGTTGGAGCCTGAAGTGGAGGAGTTTCACCCCAGTGTGAAGGTGGAAGTGGAACAGCAAGGAGACAGGCCAGTCAGAGCGTGCAGGACACAACAAG AAAATGAGTGCACTCCTCGTCAACAACTGCTGGAACACTTTTTGAGGCAGTTGCAAAG GAAAGATCCCCACGGATTCTTCTCATTTCCAGTAACAGATGCAATTGCTCCTGGTTACTCGATGATTATCAAACATCCCATGGACTTCAGCACCATGAAAGACAAAATTAGAAACAATGAATACAACACAGTAACAGAATTCAAG GCGGACTTTAAACTGATGTGTGACAATGCTATGGTGTACAACCGACCAGAGACGGTCTACTACAAGGCTGCCAAGAAACTGCTGCATACAGGATTCAAGATGATGAGCAAG CAGGCAGCCATTTTGGGAGATGAAGACCTGACGGCTGATTTGCCTCCTCCAGAGACGATCCCCATCCCAGTGGAATCCGCGAAGAAGTCCAAGAAGCAACCGACCAAAGACATGAAGGAAGTCATCAG ttacCTGTATGAACCAGAGGGAAACGCCTGCAGCTTGACTGACAGTACAGCAGAGGAGCATGTTCTGGCACTGGTTGAACATTCCGCAGATGAAGCTCGGGACCGTATCAACAGATATATGCCTAACTCCAAG atGGGCTATTTACGTAAAGATTCTGACAGCTCGCTAATATACACCGTTGTAAATCAACTCGATCCTGATGCAGAAG aaGAGGAAACCCATAAAGTAGACCTGAGTTCTCTGTCAAATAAGCTTCTACCTGGATTAACAACCTTGGGTTTTAAAGATGACAGGAGACACAAAG TGACTTTTCTTAGCAGTGCCTACAACGTCCAGAGCCTTCAGAAGAACTCAGTCTTTCCAGACTTGCTGTCTGATGAAATGGACACACTCTACTCAGCCTATGGAGATGACACAGGGGTGCAGTGTGCTCTGAG CATACAGGAGTTTGTCAAAGGTTGTGGAAGTGTCACCAAGCGCTGGGTGGATGGGCTTCTGGACAAGATGACTGCGGGCGATCACACTAAAGCTGTCAATCAGATTCGACAG aaaagaaacataGTACTGAAACCTGATGAAAACAAGTCGAGCATCTGTGACATGCAG ATAGGAGATGGTGCCAGTCTGGGAGAGAGCAGCTCCGTGCTGGACTTCATGTCTATGAAGAGCTACCCTGATATGTCTCTGGATATCTCCATGCTTAACTCATTAG GTAAAACAGTGAAGAAGGAGCCGGGAAATGACGAGGGCCAGCAGCATTTCGATGATGCCGACAAACTCCTGCAGGAGTTCCAGGAGGCTCAGGTCGACAGGGTCGGCTCCAGACCTTCGTccaacctgtcctctctgtctaaTGCCTCAGAGAGGGACCAGCACCATTTAG GGAGCCCGTCACACTTGGGTGTTGGAGACCAGTCTGAAATGGTTCATGATCCCTACGAGTTCTTGCAGTCTCCGGAACCAGAGGGCACAGCTAACAGCTGA
- the brd9 gene encoding bromodomain-containing protein 9 isoform X2: MGKKHKRPKAEWRTVDDYEDKALEKPLKLVLKVGGSEVTELSGSGHDSSYYDDRSDHERERHKEKKKKKKKKSEKDKDKYVDDEERRRRKEEKRKKREREQNESEAAAATAGTSGVPVEPFTLSKTISIALEPEEKKKKKERFELEPEVEEFHPSVKVEVEQQGDRPVRACRTQQENECTPRQQLLEHFLRQLQRKDPHGFFSFPVTDAIAPGYSMIIKHPMDFSTMKDKIRNNEYNTVTEFKADFKLMCDNAMVYNRPETVYYKAAKKLLHTGFKMMSKDMDFTQQAAILGDEDLTADLPPPETIPIPVESAKKSKKQPTKDMKEVISYLYEPEGNACSLTDSTAEEHVLALVEHSADEARDRINRYMPNSKMGYLRKDSDSSLIYTVVNQLDPDAEEEETHKVDLSSLSNKLLPGLTTLGFKDDRRHKVTFLSSAYNVQSLQKNSVFPDLLSDEMDTLYSAYGDDTGVQCALSIQEFVKGCGSVTKRWVDGLLDKMTAGDHTKAVNQIRQKRNIVLKPDENKSSICDMQIGDGASLGESSSVLDFMSMKSYPDMSLDISMLNSLGKTVKKEPGNDEGQQHFDDADKLLQEFQEAQVDRVGSRPSSNLSSLSNASERDQHHLGSPSHLGVGDQSEMVHDPYEFLQSPEPEGTANS; this comes from the exons atggggaaaaaacacaagagaccTAAAGCAGAGTGGAGAACAGTTGACG ACTACGAGGACAAAGCTCTTGAGAAGCCCCTGAAGCTGGTGCTCAAAGTTGGAGGAAGTGAAGTGACAGAGCTCTCTGGTTCGGGCCACGACTCCAGCTACTATGATGACAGATCCGACCACGAGCGAGAACGCcacaaggagaaaaagaaaaagaagaagaagaagtctgaaAAGGATAAAGACAAATATGTGGATGATGAGGAGAGAAGGCGGCGGAAG GAAGAAAAACGGAagaagagagagcgagagcagaatgaatcagaggcagcagctgcgACTGCAGGCACTAGTGGGGTACCTGTTGAACCTTTCACACTGTCGAAAACTATAAGTATTGCGTTAGAG ccagaagagaagaaaaagaagaaagagaggttTGAGTTGGAGCCTGAAGTGGAGGAGTTTCACCCCAGTGTGAAGGTGGAAGTGGAACAGCAAGGAGACAGGCCAGTCAGAGCGTGCAGGACACAACAAG AAAATGAGTGCACTCCTCGTCAACAACTGCTGGAACACTTTTTGAGGCAGTTGCAAAG GAAAGATCCCCACGGATTCTTCTCATTTCCAGTAACAGATGCAATTGCTCCTGGTTACTCGATGATTATCAAACATCCCATGGACTTCAGCACCATGAAAGACAAAATTAGAAACAATGAATACAACACAGTAACAGAATTCAAG GCGGACTTTAAACTGATGTGTGACAATGCTATGGTGTACAACCGACCAGAGACGGTCTACTACAAGGCTGCCAAGAAACTGCTGCATACAGGATTCAAGATGATGAGCAAG GACATGGATTTTACCCAGCAGGCAGCCATTTTGGGAGATGAAGACCTGACGGCTGATTTGCCTCCTCCAGAGACGATCCCCATCCCAGTGGAATCCGCGAAGAAGTCCAAGAAGCAACCGACCAAAGACATGAAGGAAGTCATCAG ttacCTGTATGAACCAGAGGGAAACGCCTGCAGCTTGACTGACAGTACAGCAGAGGAGCATGTTCTGGCACTGGTTGAACATTCCGCAGATGAAGCTCGGGACCGTATCAACAGATATATGCCTAACTCCAAG atGGGCTATTTACGTAAAGATTCTGACAGCTCGCTAATATACACCGTTGTAAATCAACTCGATCCTGATGCAGAAG aaGAGGAAACCCATAAAGTAGACCTGAGTTCTCTGTCAAATAAGCTTCTACCTGGATTAACAACCTTGGGTTTTAAAGATGACAGGAGACACAAAG TGACTTTTCTTAGCAGTGCCTACAACGTCCAGAGCCTTCAGAAGAACTCAGTCTTTCCAGACTTGCTGTCTGATGAAATGGACACACTCTACTCAGCCTATGGAGATGACACAGGGGTGCAGTGTGCTCTGAG CATACAGGAGTTTGTCAAAGGTTGTGGAAGTGTCACCAAGCGCTGGGTGGATGGGCTTCTGGACAAGATGACTGCGGGCGATCACACTAAAGCTGTCAATCAGATTCGACAG aaaagaaacataGTACTGAAACCTGATGAAAACAAGTCGAGCATCTGTGACATGCAG ATAGGAGATGGTGCCAGTCTGGGAGAGAGCAGCTCCGTGCTGGACTTCATGTCTATGAAGAGCTACCCTGATATGTCTCTGGATATCTCCATGCTTAACTCATTAG GTAAAACAGTGAAGAAGGAGCCGGGAAATGACGAGGGCCAGCAGCATTTCGATGATGCCGACAAACTCCTGCAGGAGTTCCAGGAGGCTCAGGTCGACAGGGTCGGCTCCAGACCTTCGTccaacctgtcctctctgtctaaTGCCTCAGAGAGGGACCAGCACCATTTAG GGAGCCCGTCACACTTGGGTGTTGGAGACCAGTCTGAAATGGTTCATGATCCCTACGAGTTCTTGCAGTCTCCGGAACCAGAGGGCACAGCTAACAGCTGA
- the brd9 gene encoding bromodomain-containing protein 9 isoform X1: MGKKHKRPKAEWRTVDDYEDKALEKPLKLVLKVGGSEVTELSGSGHDSSYYDDRSDHERERHKEKKKKKKKKSEKDKDKYVDDEERRRRKEEKRKKREREQNESEAAAATAGTSGVPVEPFTLSKTISIALEPEEKKKKKERFELEPEVEEFHPSVKVEVEQQGDRPVRACRTQQENECTPRQQLLEHFLRQLQRKDPHGFFSFPVTDAIAPGYSMIIKHPMDFSTMKDKIRNNEYNTVTEFKADFKLMCDNAMVYNRPETVYYKAAKKLLHTGFKMMSKERLLALKRSMSFMQDMDFTQQAAILGDEDLTADLPPPETIPIPVESAKKSKKQPTKDMKEVISYLYEPEGNACSLTDSTAEEHVLALVEHSADEARDRINRYMPNSKMGYLRKDSDSSLIYTVVNQLDPDAEEEETHKVDLSSLSNKLLPGLTTLGFKDDRRHKVTFLSSAYNVQSLQKNSVFPDLLSDEMDTLYSAYGDDTGVQCALSIQEFVKGCGSVTKRWVDGLLDKMTAGDHTKAVNQIRQKRNIVLKPDENKSSICDMQIGDGASLGESSSVLDFMSMKSYPDMSLDISMLNSLGKTVKKEPGNDEGQQHFDDADKLLQEFQEAQVDRVGSRPSSNLSSLSNASERDQHHLGSPSHLGVGDQSEMVHDPYEFLQSPEPEGTANS; the protein is encoded by the exons atggggaaaaaacacaagagaccTAAAGCAGAGTGGAGAACAGTTGACG ACTACGAGGACAAAGCTCTTGAGAAGCCCCTGAAGCTGGTGCTCAAAGTTGGAGGAAGTGAAGTGACAGAGCTCTCTGGTTCGGGCCACGACTCCAGCTACTATGATGACAGATCCGACCACGAGCGAGAACGCcacaaggagaaaaagaaaaagaagaagaagaagtctgaaAAGGATAAAGACAAATATGTGGATGATGAGGAGAGAAGGCGGCGGAAG GAAGAAAAACGGAagaagagagagcgagagcagaatgaatcagaggcagcagctgcgACTGCAGGCACTAGTGGGGTACCTGTTGAACCTTTCACACTGTCGAAAACTATAAGTATTGCGTTAGAG ccagaagagaagaaaaagaagaaagagaggttTGAGTTGGAGCCTGAAGTGGAGGAGTTTCACCCCAGTGTGAAGGTGGAAGTGGAACAGCAAGGAGACAGGCCAGTCAGAGCGTGCAGGACACAACAAG AAAATGAGTGCACTCCTCGTCAACAACTGCTGGAACACTTTTTGAGGCAGTTGCAAAG GAAAGATCCCCACGGATTCTTCTCATTTCCAGTAACAGATGCAATTGCTCCTGGTTACTCGATGATTATCAAACATCCCATGGACTTCAGCACCATGAAAGACAAAATTAGAAACAATGAATACAACACAGTAACAGAATTCAAG GCGGACTTTAAACTGATGTGTGACAATGCTATGGTGTACAACCGACCAGAGACGGTCTACTACAAGGCTGCCAAGAAACTGCTGCATACAGGATTCAAGATGATGAGCAAG GAGCGGCTTTTGGCTCTGAAGCGCAGCATGTCATTCATGCAGGACATGGATTTTACCCAGCAGGCAGCCATTTTGGGAGATGAAGACCTGACGGCTGATTTGCCTCCTCCAGAGACGATCCCCATCCCAGTGGAATCCGCGAAGAAGTCCAAGAAGCAACCGACCAAAGACATGAAGGAAGTCATCAG ttacCTGTATGAACCAGAGGGAAACGCCTGCAGCTTGACTGACAGTACAGCAGAGGAGCATGTTCTGGCACTGGTTGAACATTCCGCAGATGAAGCTCGGGACCGTATCAACAGATATATGCCTAACTCCAAG atGGGCTATTTACGTAAAGATTCTGACAGCTCGCTAATATACACCGTTGTAAATCAACTCGATCCTGATGCAGAAG aaGAGGAAACCCATAAAGTAGACCTGAGTTCTCTGTCAAATAAGCTTCTACCTGGATTAACAACCTTGGGTTTTAAAGATGACAGGAGACACAAAG TGACTTTTCTTAGCAGTGCCTACAACGTCCAGAGCCTTCAGAAGAACTCAGTCTTTCCAGACTTGCTGTCTGATGAAATGGACACACTCTACTCAGCCTATGGAGATGACACAGGGGTGCAGTGTGCTCTGAG CATACAGGAGTTTGTCAAAGGTTGTGGAAGTGTCACCAAGCGCTGGGTGGATGGGCTTCTGGACAAGATGACTGCGGGCGATCACACTAAAGCTGTCAATCAGATTCGACAG aaaagaaacataGTACTGAAACCTGATGAAAACAAGTCGAGCATCTGTGACATGCAG ATAGGAGATGGTGCCAGTCTGGGAGAGAGCAGCTCCGTGCTGGACTTCATGTCTATGAAGAGCTACCCTGATATGTCTCTGGATATCTCCATGCTTAACTCATTAG GTAAAACAGTGAAGAAGGAGCCGGGAAATGACGAGGGCCAGCAGCATTTCGATGATGCCGACAAACTCCTGCAGGAGTTCCAGGAGGCTCAGGTCGACAGGGTCGGCTCCAGACCTTCGTccaacctgtcctctctgtctaaTGCCTCAGAGAGGGACCAGCACCATTTAG GGAGCCCGTCACACTTGGGTGTTGGAGACCAGTCTGAAATGGTTCATGATCCCTACGAGTTCTTGCAGTCTCCGGAACCAGAGGGCACAGCTAACAGCTGA
- the brd9 gene encoding bromodomain-containing protein 9 isoform X4 — MGKKHKRPKAEWRTVDDYEDKALEKPLKLVLKVGGSEVTELSGSGHDSSYYDDRSDHERERHKEKKKKKKKKSEKDKDKYVDDEERRRRKEEKRKKREREQNESEAAAATAGTSGVPVEPFTLSKTISIALEPEEKKKKKERFELEPEVEEFHPSVKVEVEQQGDRPVRACRTQQENECTPRQQLLEHFLRQLQRKDPHGFFSFPVTDAIAPGYSMIIKHPMDFSTMKDKIRNNEYNTVTEFKADFKLMCDNAMVYNRPETVYYKAAKKLLHTGFKMMSKAAILGDEDLTADLPPPETIPIPVESAKKSKKQPTKDMKEVISYLYEPEGNACSLTDSTAEEHVLALVEHSADEARDRINRYMPNSKMGYLRKDSDSSLIYTVVNQLDPDAEEEETHKVDLSSLSNKLLPGLTTLGFKDDRRHKVTFLSSAYNVQSLQKNSVFPDLLSDEMDTLYSAYGDDTGVQCALSIQEFVKGCGSVTKRWVDGLLDKMTAGDHTKAVNQIRQKRNIVLKPDENKSSICDMQIGDGASLGESSSVLDFMSMKSYPDMSLDISMLNSLGKTVKKEPGNDEGQQHFDDADKLLQEFQEAQVDRVGSRPSSNLSSLSNASERDQHHLGSPSHLGVGDQSEMVHDPYEFLQSPEPEGTANS; from the exons atggggaaaaaacacaagagaccTAAAGCAGAGTGGAGAACAGTTGACG ACTACGAGGACAAAGCTCTTGAGAAGCCCCTGAAGCTGGTGCTCAAAGTTGGAGGAAGTGAAGTGACAGAGCTCTCTGGTTCGGGCCACGACTCCAGCTACTATGATGACAGATCCGACCACGAGCGAGAACGCcacaaggagaaaaagaaaaagaagaagaagaagtctgaaAAGGATAAAGACAAATATGTGGATGATGAGGAGAGAAGGCGGCGGAAG GAAGAAAAACGGAagaagagagagcgagagcagaatgaatcagaggcagcagctgcgACTGCAGGCACTAGTGGGGTACCTGTTGAACCTTTCACACTGTCGAAAACTATAAGTATTGCGTTAGAG ccagaagagaagaaaaagaagaaagagaggttTGAGTTGGAGCCTGAAGTGGAGGAGTTTCACCCCAGTGTGAAGGTGGAAGTGGAACAGCAAGGAGACAGGCCAGTCAGAGCGTGCAGGACACAACAAG AAAATGAGTGCACTCCTCGTCAACAACTGCTGGAACACTTTTTGAGGCAGTTGCAAAG GAAAGATCCCCACGGATTCTTCTCATTTCCAGTAACAGATGCAATTGCTCCTGGTTACTCGATGATTATCAAACATCCCATGGACTTCAGCACCATGAAAGACAAAATTAGAAACAATGAATACAACACAGTAACAGAATTCAAG GCGGACTTTAAACTGATGTGTGACAATGCTATGGTGTACAACCGACCAGAGACGGTCTACTACAAGGCTGCCAAGAAACTGCTGCATACAGGATTCAAGATGATGAGCAAG GCAGCCATTTTGGGAGATGAAGACCTGACGGCTGATTTGCCTCCTCCAGAGACGATCCCCATCCCAGTGGAATCCGCGAAGAAGTCCAAGAAGCAACCGACCAAAGACATGAAGGAAGTCATCAG ttacCTGTATGAACCAGAGGGAAACGCCTGCAGCTTGACTGACAGTACAGCAGAGGAGCATGTTCTGGCACTGGTTGAACATTCCGCAGATGAAGCTCGGGACCGTATCAACAGATATATGCCTAACTCCAAG atGGGCTATTTACGTAAAGATTCTGACAGCTCGCTAATATACACCGTTGTAAATCAACTCGATCCTGATGCAGAAG aaGAGGAAACCCATAAAGTAGACCTGAGTTCTCTGTCAAATAAGCTTCTACCTGGATTAACAACCTTGGGTTTTAAAGATGACAGGAGACACAAAG TGACTTTTCTTAGCAGTGCCTACAACGTCCAGAGCCTTCAGAAGAACTCAGTCTTTCCAGACTTGCTGTCTGATGAAATGGACACACTCTACTCAGCCTATGGAGATGACACAGGGGTGCAGTGTGCTCTGAG CATACAGGAGTTTGTCAAAGGTTGTGGAAGTGTCACCAAGCGCTGGGTGGATGGGCTTCTGGACAAGATGACTGCGGGCGATCACACTAAAGCTGTCAATCAGATTCGACAG aaaagaaacataGTACTGAAACCTGATGAAAACAAGTCGAGCATCTGTGACATGCAG ATAGGAGATGGTGCCAGTCTGGGAGAGAGCAGCTCCGTGCTGGACTTCATGTCTATGAAGAGCTACCCTGATATGTCTCTGGATATCTCCATGCTTAACTCATTAG GTAAAACAGTGAAGAAGGAGCCGGGAAATGACGAGGGCCAGCAGCATTTCGATGATGCCGACAAACTCCTGCAGGAGTTCCAGGAGGCTCAGGTCGACAGGGTCGGCTCCAGACCTTCGTccaacctgtcctctctgtctaaTGCCTCAGAGAGGGACCAGCACCATTTAG GGAGCCCGTCACACTTGGGTGTTGGAGACCAGTCTGAAATGGTTCATGATCCCTACGAGTTCTTGCAGTCTCCGGAACCAGAGGGCACAGCTAACAGCTGA
- the trip13 gene encoding pachytene checkpoint protein 2 homolog, protein MEAGDHKQNINVEVHVKSDSTAKLSDVRMHVQTLLNRHSVVFGNYRWTEFDEDFLKKHVESVAIVDHEEMATQPLDLKSSSLSVHIFTLNEDGPSMLSLEEEEELSAANHWLLPAAEFHGIWESLVYETGVKTQLLDYVTTTIYFSDKDVDSNLISWNRVVLLHGPPGTGKTSLCKALAQKLSIRLSTRYSYGQFVEINSHSLFSKWFSESGKLVTKMFQKIQQLIDDKDALVFVLIDEVESLTAARNACQAGTEPSDAIRVVNSVLTQLDQIKRHSNVVILTTSNVTEKIDLAFVDRADIKQYIGPPSEKGIYNIYLSCLEELMKCQIIYPRQQLFTMFELETMGFAMSEVSEHSLNLRNIAIKSKGFSGRALRKLPFLAHALFVKTPTVTLERFLEAMSQAVEKQKEEKSNLINGV, encoded by the exons ATGGAGGCGGgagaccacaaacaaaacatcaacgTGGAGGTCCACGTTAAATCTGACAG CACTGCTAAACTGTCTGATGTGAGGATGCATGTTCAGACTCTGCTGAACCGCCACAGCGTGGTCTTTGGAAACTACagatggacagagtttgatgaAGATTTCCTGAAAAAGCATGTGGAGTCTGTGGCTATAGTTGATCATGAGGAAATGGCAACGCAG CCTCTGGATTTGAAGAGCTCCTCGCTCTCTGTTCACATCTTCACTCTGAATGAGGATGGACCCAGTATGCTCAgtttggaggaggaagaggagctttCAGCTGCCAATCACTGGTTGCTGCCAGCAG ctgAATTCCACGGGATTTGGGAGAGTCTGGTGTATGAGACTGGAGTTAAAACTCAG ctcctGGATTACGTCACAACAACAATTTACTTCTCAGATAAAGATGTTGACAGCAACCTGATTTCCTGGAACCGTGTGGTGCTGCTTCATG GACCTCCGGGCACAGGCAAAACATCCCTGTGCAAAGCTCTTGCCCAGAAACTGTCAATTAGACTTTCAACTCG GTATTCCTATGGCCAGTTCGTCGAGATAAACAGTCACAGTTTGTTCTCGAAGTGGTTCTCAGAG AGTGGTAAGCTGGTCACGAAAATGTTTCAAAAGATCCAACAACTGATTGATGACAAAGATgctcttgtgtttgttctgaTTGACGAG gttgagagtctgacagcagcaaGAAACGCCTGCCAAGCAGGAACAGAACCTTCTGATGCTATTCGAGTGGTCAACTCAGTCCTCACTCAGCTGGACCAGATCAAACG ACACTCCAATGTAGTGATCTTGACGACCTCCAACGTGACAGAAAAGATTGACTTGGCGTTTGTGGACAGAGCTGACATCAAGCAGTACATCGGACCTCCATCTGAGAAAGGCATCTACAACATCTACCTCTCCTGTCTCGAGGAGTTAATGAAG TGCCAGATCATCTACCCCCGGCAGCAGCTCTTTACCATGTTTGAGCTCGAGACCATGGGCTTTGCAATGAGCGAGGTGTCCGAGCACAGCCTCAACCTCAGGAACATTGCGAT AAAAAGCAAGGGTTTTAGTGGAAGAGCACTCAGGAAGTTACCGTTCCTAGCCCACGCACTCTTTGTAAAG ACACCGACAGTAACTCTTGAGCGGTTTCTGGAGGCAATGAGCCAAGCGGTggaaaaacagaaggaggaaaaatcTAACCTGATTAACGGTGTCTGA